The following are encoded together in the Armatimonadota bacterium genome:
- a CDS encoding phosphatase PAP2 family protein: MGRVLRKAHDAMRWCVSAPGVVPGAFLLLVGALMVPSDPPMEEVWDRLHEPLRGIDQVAFVLTRSADLWSNLLVAGLLLAFAGKGRFRLLAAFAAASIGGTVLCEGIKELVGRARPDALGEINFFAPISASGGFHSFPSGHATNVVVMAVFLSRLFPGARIAFTTWSFLVCCARVTLDRHFFGDVFAGAGLGMLASGVSLRGLKLADRDDLLEFLLSKRARLHVAVAASFMLVALPTDASVRAGMMVILPGVALRLWALGHIRKNQGVCNTGPYALVRHPLYLSSILCATGAAVMANWFPLTVVVVGSALAIHIWLIRKEEAWLTKQFGPAYTEYARTVPALLPNPLRISDGILTGEFNWKLAAANRAASVVPLALLTYLIMQGKQELFEGLAQTTILTTYGLPWW; this comes from the coding sequence ATGGGTCGCGTCTTGAGGAAGGCGCATGATGCTATGCGCTGGTGCGTTTCGGCGCCCGGGGTGGTCCCGGGAGCGTTCCTGCTCCTCGTAGGAGCGTTGATGGTCCCCTCCGACCCGCCGATGGAGGAGGTCTGGGACCGCTTGCATGAGCCCCTGCGTGGCATTGACCAGGTCGCTTTCGTGCTCACGCGTTCCGCCGACCTGTGGTCAAACCTGCTGGTTGCCGGGCTCCTTCTGGCTTTTGCAGGGAAAGGCCGCTTCCGCCTGCTGGCGGCCTTCGCGGCGGCAAGCATCGGAGGAACGGTCCTGTGCGAGGGGATCAAGGAGCTCGTGGGTCGCGCCCGGCCCGACGCTCTGGGTGAGATCAACTTCTTCGCACCCATCTCTGCTTCCGGCGGCTTCCACTCCTTCCCATCAGGCCACGCGACCAACGTGGTCGTCATGGCGGTATTCCTGTCGCGCCTGTTCCCAGGCGCGCGCATTGCCTTTACCACCTGGAGCTTTCTTGTCTGCTGCGCGCGGGTCACTCTCGACCGCCACTTCTTCGGCGACGTCTTCGCAGGAGCCGGCCTTGGCATGCTGGCAAGCGGAGTCTCCCTGCGTGGCCTGAAGCTGGCTGATCGGGATGACCTGCTGGAGTTCCTGCTGTCCAAGCGCGCCCGCCTGCACGTCGCCGTGGCTGCCTCCTTCATGCTCGTTGCCCTCCCCACCGACGCCAGCGTGCGTGCGGGTATGATGGTCATCCTCCCCGGCGTGGCCCTGCGACTCTGGGCGCTGGGGCATATCCGCAAGAACCAGGGCGTCTGCAATACCGGCCCGTACGCGCTGGTGCGCCACCCCCTGTATCTGTCCAGCATCCTGTGTGCCACCGGGGCGGCGGTGATGGCCAACTGGTTCCCCCTCACGGTTGTGGTGGTCGGCTCTGCGCTGGCGATCCACATCTGGCTGATCCGGAAAGAGGAAGCGTGGCTGACCAAGCAGTTCGGCCCGGCCTACACCGAATACGCGCGCACAGTGCCGGCCTTGCTGCCCAACCCTCTGCGCATCTCCGACGGGATACTGACGGGGGAGTTCAACTGGAAGCTTGCGGCGGCGAACCGCGCGGCCAGCGTGGTCCCGCTCGCCCTCTTGACCTACCTTATCATGCAGGGGAAGCAGGAGTTGTTCGAGGGCCTCGCGCAGACCACGATCCTCACGACGTACGGACTGCCGTGGTGGTAA
- a CDS encoding glycoside hydrolase family 5 protein → MPEAIQTALPRWRGFNLLEMFTTKSDCNFREDDLRWMSDWGFDFVRLPMCYTLWTQGDDPYAIHEPALESIDRVVSWGEKYGIHICMDFHRAPGYSVNREREEPFNLWKDQDALDAFCFHWQLFAKRYKGISNERVSFDLVNEPCAPNNPDFMTREDHERVVRATVKAIRDVDPGRLIIADGLSWGNDPLPELADLGIGQSCRAYVPMGISHYKASWVSSEGWMEPAWPGTIQHGEYWDRAKLEAHYQKWIDLAAQGVGVHCGEGGAFNQTPHDVFLAWFRDVLEILTAGNIGWALWNFRGSFGILDSGRSDVAYEDWRGHALDRKLLDLLQEF, encoded by the coding sequence ATGCCAGAAGCAATCCAGACCGCCCTGCCCCGCTGGCGAGGTTTCAACCTGCTGGAAATGTTTACCACGAAGAGCGACTGCAACTTCCGGGAGGACGATCTGCGCTGGATGTCCGACTGGGGCTTCGACTTCGTGCGCCTGCCCATGTGCTACACCCTCTGGACCCAGGGCGATGACCCGTACGCCATCCACGAACCGGCCCTGGAGAGCATTGACCGCGTGGTCTCGTGGGGCGAGAAGTATGGCATCCACATCTGCATGGACTTCCACAGGGCGCCGGGGTATTCCGTGAACCGCGAGCGCGAGGAGCCTTTCAACCTGTGGAAGGACCAGGATGCGCTGGACGCCTTCTGCTTCCACTGGCAGCTCTTCGCAAAACGCTACAAGGGCATTTCCAACGAGCGCGTGAGTTTCGACCTGGTGAACGAGCCGTGCGCGCCCAATAATCCTGACTTCATGACCCGCGAGGACCACGAGCGCGTGGTGCGTGCCACGGTCAAGGCGATTCGTGACGTGGACCCCGGACGGCTCATCATCGCCGACGGGCTGTCGTGGGGCAATGACCCGCTGCCCGAACTGGCGGACCTCGGCATCGGTCAGAGCTGCCGGGCGTACGTGCCCATGGGGATCAGCCACTACAAGGCGTCCTGGGTCAGCTCCGAGGGCTGGATGGAGCCTGCCTGGCCGGGGACTATCCAGCATGGCGAGTACTGGGACCGAGCGAAGCTCGAGGCCCACTACCAGAAATGGATCGATCTCGCAGCACAGGGCGTCGGGGTGCATTGCGGCGAAGGCGGAGCCTTCAACCAGACGCCCCATGACGTGTTCCTGGCATGGTTCCGGGACGTGCTGGAGATTCTCACCGCAGGCAACATCGGCTGGGCACTGTGGAACTTCCGGGGAAGTTTCGGGATCCTGGACTCGGGTCGCTCCGACGTAGCCTATGAAGACTGGCGCGGCCACGCGTTGGATCGAAAGCTGCTGGACCTGCTGCAGGAGTTCTGA
- a CDS encoding iron-containing alcohol dehydrogenase produces the protein MPLVPSFVIRSPREVLFGWNAVRELPGAAKKLGNKPLVVIGGGSIRRGGLLDGILEGLRDAGLKPALFEGVGHDPSVEIIDRGREAFARDACDLVIGLGGGSVMDAAKAIAGLANEDAPTAEFVAGREISPDCVPNICCTTTSGTGSEVTHVSVLTDPERRLKASIRTEGMMPSVAIVDPALTLSVPPEQTAFTGLDALTQALESYLSRGDNPFSDHLALEAAVRISAWLPVAYAEGDNREARENMALGSMFAGLALASARLGLVHGIAHPLGALYGLAHGEACALLLPYVLEFNAPVRAPKMARAARAMGISAKLNDDDATVDLIQWTEQLCAELGCRRHFAEFGLKHEDYPAIVEATMASGSSKANPRIVREEDVVALLDKAM, from the coding sequence ATGCCCCTCGTGCCTTCCTTCGTGATCCGCTCACCCCGGGAAGTTCTCTTCGGCTGGAACGCAGTCCGCGAATTGCCCGGAGCCGCGAAGAAGCTGGGCAACAAGCCGCTGGTGGTCATCGGCGGTGGATCCATTCGCCGTGGAGGACTGCTGGACGGAATCCTGGAGGGCCTCCGCGATGCCGGCCTCAAGCCCGCTCTGTTTGAGGGAGTCGGGCACGATCCATCGGTGGAAATCATCGATCGCGGCCGGGAGGCATTTGCGCGCGATGCCTGCGATCTTGTAATCGGGCTGGGTGGCGGGAGCGTGATGGACGCCGCCAAGGCCATCGCAGGTCTGGCAAATGAGGACGCGCCCACAGCAGAATTCGTGGCGGGTCGCGAGATCAGTCCTGATTGCGTTCCCAACATCTGCTGCACTACCACGTCGGGCACCGGGTCGGAAGTCACCCATGTATCGGTGCTCACGGACCCCGAGCGCCGGCTCAAGGCCAGCATCCGGACCGAGGGGATGATGCCTTCGGTGGCCATCGTGGACCCGGCGCTCACGCTCTCCGTCCCGCCGGAGCAGACCGCCTTCACGGGGCTGGACGCGCTGACCCAGGCGCTGGAGTCCTACCTGTCGCGGGGAGACAACCCCTTCAGCGATCATCTCGCGCTGGAGGCCGCCGTGCGCATCAGTGCGTGGCTCCCGGTGGCGTATGCGGAGGGTGACAACCGCGAGGCGCGAGAGAACATGGCTCTTGGCAGCATGTTCGCAGGTCTTGCACTGGCGAGCGCACGGCTCGGGCTGGTGCACGGGATCGCCCACCCGCTGGGGGCGCTCTACGGGCTGGCTCATGGCGAGGCCTGCGCGCTTCTGCTGCCATACGTGTTGGAGTTCAATGCGCCGGTTCGAGCGCCGAAGATGGCCAGGGCCGCGCGAGCTATGGGAATCAGCGCGAAACTCAACGACGACGACGCCACCGTGGATCTGATCCAGTGGACGGAGCAGCTCTGCGCGGAACTGGGGTGCCGACGCCACTTCGCGGAGTTTGGCCTGAAGCACGAGGACTACCCGGCGATTGTCGAGGCAACAATGGCTTCCGGCTCCAGCAAGGCGAACCCGCGGATCGTGCGCGAGGAGGACGTGGTGGCGCTGCTGGACAAGGCGATGTGA
- a CDS encoding TIM barrel protein translates to MSRNLKLRLGINGAFCARRWERPENWMQITRELGFTCHEFCADLIDPFFTGDREYQLELAREVKEAAQRHGVTIPSVYSGLAIHRFHGLAHSHPLPRQRMVEWIVGIMDIAREMGAQRVGGHFDTIPTEVLEAGEEAYAEAIKRQHEIFRDLAKIGRDKGLEALHQGQMYTPAEPPWTIKQAEEFLIQVNRNSKGCPVYLVVDVGHMAGEHHGLQGRDVDYLEWLRALAPYCEVIHLQQTVPGASHHWPFTEEYNRKGHIDIDKMLEAIVQGHEHHEQNWIAEVLDPVEECWLILEVLPSSTKTQDRLIADLRESADYLKQWMADGELEMVV, encoded by the coding sequence ATGTCTCGCAATCTCAAGTTGCGCCTGGGTATCAATGGAGCATTCTGCGCCCGCCGCTGGGAGCGTCCGGAGAACTGGATGCAAATCACCCGCGAGTTGGGCTTCACCTGCCACGAATTCTGCGCCGATCTCATCGACCCGTTCTTCACTGGTGACCGCGAGTACCAGCTGGAGCTTGCCCGCGAAGTCAAAGAGGCCGCGCAACGGCACGGCGTGACCATCCCCTCGGTGTATAGCGGCCTTGCGATACACCGATTTCACGGCCTTGCTCACAGCCACCCGCTGCCCAGGCAGCGCATGGTGGAGTGGATCGTCGGCATCATGGACATCGCCCGCGAAATGGGCGCGCAGCGAGTCGGGGGGCATTTCGACACCATCCCGACAGAGGTACTGGAAGCAGGCGAGGAAGCGTACGCCGAAGCGATCAAGCGCCAGCATGAGATTTTCCGCGACCTCGCGAAGATCGGCCGCGACAAGGGCCTCGAAGCACTCCACCAGGGACAGATGTACACCCCCGCCGAGCCTCCCTGGACCATCAAGCAGGCCGAAGAGTTCCTGATCCAGGTCAACCGGAACAGCAAAGGCTGCCCGGTCTACCTGGTCGTCGATGTGGGTCACATGGCCGGGGAGCACCACGGGCTGCAGGGGCGCGATGTGGACTACCTCGAATGGCTGCGGGCATTGGCGCCATACTGCGAGGTTATTCACCTGCAGCAGACCGTTCCCGGCGCCAGCCACCACTGGCCTTTCACCGAGGAGTACAACCGCAAGGGGCATATCGACATCGATAAGATGCTCGAAGCCATCGTGCAGGGACACGAACACCACGAGCAGAACTGGATCGCGGAAGTGCTGGACCCGGTGGAAGAGTGCTGGCTGATCCTTGAGGTCCTGCCCTCATCCACGAAGACCCAGGATCGGCTCATCGCCGACCTGCGCGAGAGCGCCGACTACCTCAAGCAATGGATGGCTGATGGGGAACTGGAGATGGTTGTGTAA
- a CDS encoding HAD hydrolase family protein, protein MAHQPIVFSDIDFTIVFDSKLDAGTAVLIEEVRRRARFILVTARSRRECEPLPPIPNDGLIAENGADIWFRRNGEDHLDEDWHREMSAFQPAVYEFRDMLERMGWRIHRKLHSFSSCIEKSGKTDRDVEWVRCNLPEGLQLDFSRNTSGRYIEVFPALAGKDKAVVRLCEDLGVPVDVTLGMGDNSNDIPMLRTVGIPLAPGNCHPDVRALVLGRGGFVSPQEGHSGAQEMLEKAIQLLGG, encoded by the coding sequence ATGGCCCACCAGCCCATTGTCTTTTCCGACATTGACTTCACCATCGTCTTCGACAGCAAACTGGACGCGGGCACGGCAGTGCTCATCGAGGAGGTCCGCCGACGCGCCCGATTCATCCTGGTGACCGCCCGGAGCCGCCGGGAATGCGAACCGCTGCCGCCGATACCCAATGACGGGTTGATCGCGGAAAATGGTGCGGATATCTGGTTCCGCCGCAATGGGGAGGATCATCTCGACGAGGACTGGCACCGAGAGATGAGCGCCTTCCAGCCCGCCGTGTATGAGTTCCGGGACATGCTCGAACGCATGGGTTGGCGCATCCACCGCAAGCTGCACTCCTTTAGCTCGTGTATCGAAAAGAGCGGCAAGACCGACCGGGACGTGGAGTGGGTGCGGTGCAATCTCCCCGAGGGTTTGCAGCTTGATTTCAGCCGCAATACCTCGGGTCGGTATATCGAGGTCTTCCCGGCCCTTGCGGGGAAGGACAAAGCGGTCGTGCGGCTGTGCGAGGACCTCGGGGTCCCGGTGGATGTCACTCTGGGCATGGGCGACAACAGCAATGACATCCCCATGCTGCGCACCGTAGGGATACCGCTGGCGCCGGGCAACTGCCACCCGGATGTCCGGGCGCTGGTGCTGGGCCGCGGCGGGTTCGTATCGCCGCAGGAAGGCCATTCTGGAGCCCAGGAGATGCTGGAGAAGGCAATCCAATTGCTTGGGGGCTGA
- a CDS encoding Gfo/Idh/MocA family oxidoreductase → MDRLRFALVGAGGFGGGHLAVLRNHPRVELKVVCDAAPEVLAPLAGQGIATTADFREALSRDDIDAAIIVLPHDLYPAAVCMALENGIHVLKEKPFAKDLADARTMMECAKSAGRTLMVAGQGKYSPGFQRAGELVGSGMLGDVFLSRGIITYRWGGAFANNWRWRAVREKSGGVAVIDSGWHILDILHWLRGMPERVYCSLGRGNALPGDYDVDDRACLVLDYPDGGIGNVVCCFICQPSNRQVVLHGTKATLDVTATRVAIHAGETENAEVITFAGDGGGLAPQFERFLGLIDSGAEPSEGATEAYNIQRIIDAAYRSAAAGMPVAPA, encoded by the coding sequence ATGGATCGCCTGCGCTTCGCTCTCGTCGGTGCTGGAGGTTTCGGCGGCGGGCATCTCGCTGTGCTGCGCAATCACCCGCGGGTCGAGCTGAAGGTGGTCTGCGACGCGGCGCCCGAAGTCCTGGCGCCCCTCGCAGGTCAGGGCATCGCGACGACGGCGGATTTCCGGGAGGCGCTGTCCCGGGATGATATCGACGCAGCGATCATCGTCCTGCCACACGACCTGTACCCCGCAGCCGTGTGCATGGCCCTGGAGAACGGGATACACGTGCTCAAGGAGAAGCCTTTCGCGAAAGATCTTGCGGATGCGCGGACTATGATGGAGTGCGCGAAAAGCGCTGGCCGGACCCTCATGGTGGCCGGGCAGGGCAAGTACTCGCCTGGGTTCCAGAGGGCCGGGGAACTGGTGGGCAGCGGGATGCTGGGAGACGTCTTCCTGTCCCGGGGGATCATCACATACCGCTGGGGCGGGGCTTTCGCGAACAACTGGCGCTGGCGCGCGGTGCGCGAGAAGTCCGGTGGTGTGGCAGTGATCGATTCGGGCTGGCATATCCTGGACATCCTGCACTGGTTGCGCGGGATGCCCGAGCGGGTCTACTGCTCGCTTGGTCGAGGCAATGCCCTGCCGGGTGACTATGATGTGGACGACCGCGCCTGTCTGGTGCTCGACTACCCCGACGGCGGGATTGGGAACGTGGTCTGCTGCTTCATCTGCCAGCCGTCCAACCGCCAGGTGGTCCTGCATGGCACGAAGGCCACGCTGGATGTGACCGCGACCCGCGTGGCGATCCACGCAGGGGAGACCGAGAACGCTGAAGTGATCACTTTCGCAGGGGACGGCGGAGGTCTCGCGCCCCAGTTCGAGCGGTTCCTGGGGCTGATCGATTCCGGCGCCGAACCCTCCGAGGGGGCCACCGAGGCCTACAACATTCAGCGCATTATCGACGCCGCATACCGGTCGGCGGCAGCAGGTATGCCCGTCGCGCCGGCGTAA
- a CDS encoding BNR-4 repeat-containing protein, with product MEVPASHRGVWYACGIPNALPGHGHVYSGPMATYCAWHRPMAIYCPEPDRTFWVYGNADNAPTITFFDHATARFAQPVVLGSNPDGDAHRNPTLLIDEAGFLNVFYGAHSDPSHVVRSVKPYDITAWRQMPDLADPLGSYPQAWQAMPGEMNVLFRHSPGWRCRISRDGGESWEEPIDVVSLAEDEGWSISVYGLSVAAEGPHPRRLHFAWSKLGGGTPEEVAAKHLWARRYNVYYACSDDGGRTWQRSDGAPCALPITEDNAEMLYDCGTRGVWLKDIQVDSRGYPYILFLDAEVETFRARWMVLRFDGADWKLSQVTESDHMYDDGALVIIADDDIRIWGPTAPVQPSEDGGEIEEWQSTDGGDNWTRTRALTSGSRYSHNNVKQVWNHRAGKGDLRVFWSYGDSNSPPEDREVRLFCYGENMPAPREVQFPVE from the coding sequence ATGGAAGTCCCCGCCTCACACCGTGGCGTCTGGTATGCCTGCGGAATCCCCAATGCTCTGCCGGGCCACGGCCACGTGTACTCCGGCCCCATGGCGACGTACTGTGCCTGGCACAGGCCGATGGCGATCTATTGCCCGGAGCCGGACAGGACCTTCTGGGTCTACGGGAATGCCGACAATGCCCCCACCATCACCTTCTTCGACCACGCGACGGCGAGGTTCGCCCAGCCGGTAGTGCTGGGGTCAAACCCCGACGGCGATGCCCATCGCAACCCGACTCTGCTCATCGATGAGGCCGGCTTCCTCAATGTTTTCTACGGGGCTCACAGCGACCCGTCTCACGTGGTCCGCAGCGTGAAACCGTACGACATCACCGCGTGGCGCCAGATGCCCGACCTGGCCGACCCGCTTGGCAGTTACCCGCAGGCCTGGCAGGCGATGCCTGGCGAGATGAACGTCTTGTTCCGGCACAGTCCGGGCTGGCGTTGTAGGATATCCCGGGACGGCGGAGAGTCCTGGGAGGAACCCATCGACGTGGTCTCCCTCGCAGAGGATGAGGGCTGGAGCATCAGCGTCTATGGCCTGAGCGTCGCGGCCGAGGGCCCCCATCCGCGGCGCCTGCATTTCGCCTGGTCGAAACTGGGCGGCGGCACCCCGGAGGAGGTGGCCGCCAAGCATCTGTGGGCCCGGCGCTACAATGTCTACTACGCCTGCAGCGACGACGGCGGGCGTACCTGGCAGCGCTCGGACGGCGCCCCCTGCGCCCTGCCCATCACCGAAGACAATGCGGAGATGCTCTACGACTGCGGAACCCGCGGTGTCTGGCTCAAGGACATCCAGGTGGATTCCCGGGGATACCCGTACATATTGTTTCTGGATGCCGAAGTCGAGACATTCCGCGCGCGCTGGATGGTCCTGCGCTTCGACGGCGCAGATTGGAAGCTGTCACAGGTTACCGAGAGTGACCACATGTACGATGACGGGGCACTGGTGATCATCGCCGATGATGACATCCGTATCTGGGGGCCGACTGCGCCCGTGCAGCCCTCGGAAGACGGCGGCGAAATCGAGGAGTGGCAGTCAACCGATGGCGGGGACAACTGGACCCGGACCAGGGCGCTGACATCGGGGTCCCGCTACTCGCACAACAATGTCAAGCAGGTGTGGAACCACCGCGCGGGAAAGGGCGACTTGCGGGTCTTCTGGAGTTACGGCGACTCCAATTCCCCGCCCGAGGATCGCGAGGTGCGCCTGTTCTGCTACGGTGAGAACATGCCCGCGCCCCGGGAAGTGCAATTCCCGGTGGAGTGA
- the lepB gene encoding signal peptidase I, giving the protein MPPTDSVSSNLTAQFPDAGLWLRVGAKLIDHGLWVVVETLLVALGALLNALGLPPLTIALGFVASGILWYLYVYRLTALRGQTIGKMAAQIRVVDADGQVPPKSVVLRRVLVEAAFDMTGVAFMAVGWLFASISGADKVACALSGAGLGSIIGLVDPFYILTTRRRQAIHDLAARTFVLREDPVPVDRLTRLAAGATVLWLAVPFIVVRPFLVEAYVVPSGSMEPTIQIGDRILANKLVLRLRAPRHGEIVMFRAPDWVDEEGKIFVKRVVGLPGDRLEVRQGRLVRNDQPVDEPYISEPPAYEWPEAGEQVEVPKGQVVVLGDNRNDSFDAHLWRRITADGRDVEEMPFLPMSALRGRLVYRYWPPDRMGTVAQEEYAR; this is encoded by the coding sequence ATGCCGCCGACTGATTCTGTCTCATCGAATCTGACCGCGCAGTTCCCTGACGCCGGGCTGTGGTTGCGCGTGGGAGCCAAGCTCATAGACCACGGCCTGTGGGTGGTGGTGGAGACGCTGCTGGTGGCGCTTGGCGCACTGCTCAATGCATTGGGCCTGCCGCCGCTGACGATCGCGCTGGGTTTCGTGGCCTCGGGAATCCTGTGGTATCTCTACGTCTACCGCCTCACTGCGCTGCGTGGTCAGACTATCGGCAAGATGGCCGCTCAAATCCGCGTGGTCGACGCGGACGGGCAGGTTCCTCCGAAGTCTGTGGTCCTGAGGCGGGTCCTGGTTGAGGCAGCCTTCGACATGACCGGTGTCGCGTTCATGGCCGTGGGCTGGCTCTTCGCTTCGATTTCCGGCGCGGACAAGGTCGCCTGCGCCCTGTCGGGGGCAGGTCTTGGGTCGATCATTGGCCTGGTGGACCCCTTCTACATCCTCACCACCCGCCGCAGGCAGGCGATCCACGACCTCGCGGCAAGGACGTTCGTGCTGCGCGAGGACCCGGTGCCTGTGGATCGTCTGACCCGTCTGGCCGCTGGGGCAACGGTCCTGTGGCTGGCAGTGCCTTTCATCGTCGTGCGCCCCTTCCTGGTGGAAGCCTACGTGGTGCCCAGCGGTTCCATGGAGCCCACGATCCAGATCGGCGACCGGATTCTCGCGAACAAGCTGGTCCTGCGCCTGCGCGCCCCGAGGCATGGGGAGATCGTGATGTTCCGCGCCCCCGACTGGGTGGATGAAGAAGGCAAGATCTTCGTCAAGCGTGTGGTGGGCCTGCCCGGCGACCGTCTGGAAGTGCGCCAGGGGAGGCTGGTCCGCAATGACCAGCCTGTGGATGAGCCGTACATCTCCGAACCTCCGGCGTATGAGTGGCCGGAGGCCGGGGAACAGGTAGAGGTTCCGAAGGGGCAAGTTGTGGTGCTGGGAGACAACCGCAATGATTCCTTCGACGCCCACCTTTGGCGGCGTATCACCGCGGACGGCCGGGACGTTGAAGAGATGCCCTTCCTGCCCATGAGCGCCCTGCGGGGCAGACTGGTGTACCGATACTGGCCGCCGGACCGCATGGGCACGGTGGCCCAGGAGGAGTACGCGCGATGA
- a CDS encoding exo-alpha-sialidase, with protein sequence MKRGPLGIALLAALALPALAQQPGEFEWDHIYTPTDLPTKFGWSGGGNPNSQTSAEITDDGALRIIDASSAPTHLHAYSYSWRARPDCGGIAQATVKVISNTDRAGVALMVADGVREIGLTLYPDRAVLGDNQFVHPMDTTDDYHTYQLRISGMNFELWVDGELSIDGWGKLDNRAHNGRRVVTFGSISSAAKSEALWKDVRILSFTQPVERLAGARDVVIYRKPDVYACFPSLTRLEDGRLYTSFGTRVRRSHIDSTGGSAAMVSSDFGETWEPADRSYYDPRYRREDGTTFVPRAEGWVYVDESELPKIKERGRTWMNVRPGTVAYLGDCLVDITRPDGKKEQIRMDSPVAGGVMSFHPNSAFLRKGNLWIVAIYGGASNEAETGVWAIRSEDNGENWEVVHIAGPIGDKIGLGESALCDNGMGELICVMRSGDGGTYNTYQCFSSDGGKTWGPPQDTGIWGYPCNVIRLRDGRLLCTYGYRRDPMGVRAVLSNTGGHTWDLDNEIILRADGYGNGGDNGYPISLEHDTEDGRIFTIYYLNDKENVTHVAGTHWQVPPAR encoded by the coding sequence ATGAAACGCGGCCCTCTCGGCATCGCGCTCCTTGCTGCGCTCGCACTCCCGGCCCTGGCCCAACAGCCCGGGGAGTTCGAGTGGGACCACATCTACACCCCCACCGACCTGCCCACGAAGTTCGGGTGGAGCGGGGGCGGCAACCCCAACTCGCAGACTTCGGCGGAGATCACCGACGACGGCGCTCTGCGTATCATCGACGCCAGCAGCGCACCAACCCACCTGCATGCCTACAGCTATTCGTGGCGGGCGCGACCGGACTGTGGCGGGATTGCCCAGGCTACCGTGAAGGTCATCAGCAACACGGACCGCGCCGGAGTTGCGCTCATGGTGGCCGACGGGGTTCGTGAGATCGGCCTTACGCTCTACCCCGACCGCGCGGTTCTCGGCGATAACCAGTTCGTCCACCCCATGGATACCACCGACGACTACCACACCTACCAGCTTCGCATCAGCGGCATGAACTTTGAACTATGGGTGGACGGGGAGCTGTCCATCGACGGCTGGGGCAAGCTCGATAACCGCGCACACAATGGACGGCGCGTGGTGACCTTCGGGTCCATCTCCAGCGCCGCGAAGAGCGAAGCTCTTTGGAAGGACGTGCGCATCTTGTCTTTCACCCAGCCAGTGGAACGCTTGGCCGGGGCCCGCGACGTGGTCATCTATCGCAAGCCGGACGTCTACGCCTGTTTCCCATCCCTGACCCGACTGGAAGACGGCAGGCTGTACACCAGTTTCGGGACCCGGGTCCGGCGTTCTCACATTGACAGCACCGGGGGCAGCGCGGCCATGGTCTCCTCGGACTTTGGCGAGACCTGGGAGCCCGCCGACCGGTCCTATTACGACCCGCGTTACCGCCGGGAGGATGGAACCACTTTCGTGCCCCGCGCTGAAGGCTGGGTGTATGTGGATGAGTCGGAACTGCCGAAGATCAAGGAGCGCGGGCGGACCTGGATGAACGTGCGCCCCGGCACTGTGGCGTATCTCGGTGATTGCCTCGTGGACATCACTCGGCCGGACGGAAAGAAAGAGCAGATCCGCATGGACAGCCCGGTGGCCGGCGGTGTGATGAGCTTCCACCCGAACTCCGCGTTCCTGCGCAAAGGGAACCTGTGGATCGTCGCGATCTACGGCGGCGCCAGCAATGAGGCCGAAACGGGAGTCTGGGCGATCCGGTCCGAGGACAACGGGGAGAACTGGGAAGTAGTGCATATCGCCGGGCCCATCGGCGACAAGATCGGCCTGGGCGAATCAGCCCTGTGCGACAATGGCATGGGCGAACTGATCTGCGTCATGCGTTCCGGTGACGGCGGCACCTACAATACCTACCAGTGCTTCTCCAGCGACGGCGGAAAGACCTGGGGGCCGCCCCAGGACACGGGTATCTGGGGCTATCCGTGCAATGTCATCCGCCTGCGGGATGGTCGCCTGCTGTGCACGTACGGCTACCGCCGGGACCCCATGGGCGTACGCGCGGTCCTCAGCAACACCGGCGGGCACACCTGGGACCTGGACAACGAGATCATCCTGAGGGCCGACGGTTACGGCAATGGCGGGGACAACGGCTACCCGATCTCGCTGGAGCATGACACTGAGGATGGCCGGATTTTCACAATCTATTACCTGAACGACAAGGAGAATGTGACTCACGTGGCCGGAACCCACTGGCAGGTCCCGCCAGCCCGGTAG